In one Lolium rigidum isolate FL_2022 chromosome 3, APGP_CSIRO_Lrig_0.1, whole genome shotgun sequence genomic region, the following are encoded:
- the LOC124703393 gene encoding nifU-like protein 2, chloroplastic → MQTATAAAAAPWAPTASPSTSSSATPFKVGTGLRTSSAPRLVAKLARPRRRPRQVVQAIANPDPAVELPLTAENVEMVLDEVRPYLMADGGNVVLHEIDGNVVRLKLQGACGSCPSSVTTMKMGIERRLMEKIPEIVAVEPIADEETGLELNQENIEKVLDEIRPYLSGTGGGELEFVSIEEPIVKVRLTGPAAGVMTVRVALTQKLREKIPKIAAVQLLS, encoded by the exons ATGCAGACGGcaacggccgcggcggcggcgccgtgggCGCCGACCGCATCcccgtccacctcctcctccgcgacCCCCTTCAAG GTGGGGACGGGTCTCCGTACCTCCTCCGCGCCGAGGCTGGTTGCTAAACTGGCTCGCCCCCGGCGGCGGCCGCGACAAG TGGTGCAGGCTATTGCCAACCCAGATCCAGCGGTCGAGCTGCCATTGACTGCTGAAAATGTGGAGATGGTGTTGGACGAAGTGCGTCCTTACCTAATGGCTGATGGAGGCAACGTCGTGTTGCATGAAATTGATGGAAATGTGGTGAGGCTGAAGCTGCAAGGAGCTTGTGGATCATGCCCATCCTCAGTGACAACAATGAAGATGGGTATTGAGCGGCGTTTGATGGAGAAAATACCAGAGATTGTCGCAGTTGAACCCATCGCTGATGAGGAGACTGGTCTTGAGTTGAATCAAGAGAACATAGAAAAG GTGCTCGATGAGATCAGGCCGTACCTTTCAGGCACAGGTGGTGGTGAACTCGAGTTTGTTTCAATCGAGGAACCTATTGTTAAGGTCAGGCTCACAGGCCCAGCTGCTGGTGTGATGACTGTTCGGGTGGCCCTCACTCAGAAGCTACGCGAGAAGATCCCTAAAATCGCAGCTGTCCAGCTGTTGTCATAA